One window of the Amycolatopsis mediterranei genome contains the following:
- a CDS encoding aldehyde dehydrogenase family protein, with the protein MDMITPEPRPAWIAGRPEPGATTLVVHHPYDGSEVATVAVPGPDQVERAVAAAAAVAKEFRRSPAHLRAGALDHVSRVLAARAEEIAEVITAENGKPLKWAEAEVKRAVSVFRIAAEEARRFTGEVQRLDTDPAGEARLALTRRVPRGPVLGIAPFNFPLNLVAHKVAPSLAIGAPIIVKPAPRTPLSALILGEILAETDLPEGAFSVLPLGNEQTQALVADPRLPVVSFTGSGPVGWSLKDAAPRKHVVLELGGNAAAVVLRDWPDPEGAAHRIATFGNYQAGQSCIAVQRVIVDAAVADEFVPALVEAVEAQRTGDPYDRNTDVGPVVDEAAAERIVAWIGEAVEAGAKVLTGGTRDGATVAPTLLADVPPDTKAWNEEIFGPVLAVSVVDGVDEAFRSVNDSAYGLQAGVFTTDVQLAFHASAELEVGGVIIGDVPSYRADQMPYGGVKGSGVGREGVLAAMHDLTEERVTVFTGIDL; encoded by the coding sequence ATGGACATGATCACCCCCGAGCCGCGCCCCGCCTGGATCGCCGGGCGCCCGGAGCCGGGCGCCACCACCCTCGTCGTGCACCACCCGTACGACGGCAGCGAGGTCGCCACGGTCGCCGTGCCCGGGCCGGACCAGGTCGAACGCGCGGTGGCCGCCGCGGCGGCGGTCGCCAAGGAGTTCCGGCGCAGCCCCGCGCACCTGCGCGCGGGCGCGCTCGACCACGTCTCCCGCGTGCTCGCCGCGCGGGCCGAGGAGATCGCCGAGGTGATCACCGCCGAAAACGGCAAGCCGCTCAAGTGGGCCGAAGCCGAGGTCAAGCGCGCGGTGTCGGTGTTCCGCATCGCCGCCGAGGAGGCCCGCCGCTTCACCGGTGAGGTCCAGCGCCTCGACACCGACCCGGCCGGCGAGGCCCGGCTGGCGCTGACCCGCCGCGTCCCGCGCGGGCCGGTGCTCGGCATCGCGCCGTTCAACTTCCCGCTCAACCTGGTGGCGCACAAGGTCGCGCCGTCGCTGGCGATCGGCGCGCCGATCATCGTCAAGCCCGCGCCGCGGACGCCGTTGTCGGCGCTGATCCTCGGGGAAATCCTGGCCGAGACGGACCTGCCGGAAGGCGCGTTCTCCGTGCTGCCACTGGGAAACGAGCAGACGCAGGCGCTCGTCGCCGACCCGCGGCTGCCGGTCGTGTCGTTCACCGGGTCCGGCCCGGTCGGCTGGTCGCTCAAGGACGCCGCGCCGCGCAAGCACGTCGTGCTCGAGCTCGGCGGCAACGCGGCGGCCGTCGTGCTGCGCGACTGGCCCGACCCCGAGGGCGCCGCGCACCGGATCGCCACCTTCGGCAACTACCAGGCCGGCCAGTCCTGCATCGCGGTGCAGCGGGTGATCGTGGACGCCGCCGTGGCCGACGAGTTCGTGCCCGCGCTGGTGGAAGCGGTCGAGGCCCAGCGGACCGGCGACCCGTACGACCGCAACACCGACGTCGGGCCGGTGGTCGACGAAGCCGCCGCCGAGCGGATCGTCGCGTGGATCGGCGAGGCTGTCGAAGCGGGCGCGAAGGTGCTCACCGGCGGCACCCGCGACGGCGCGACCGTCGCCCCGACACTGCTCGCCGACGTCCCGCCGGACACCAAGGCGTGGAACGAGGAGATCTTCGGCCCGGTCCTCGCGGTGTCTGTTGTGGACGGAGTGGACGAGGCCTTCCGCTCGGTCAACGATTCGGCGTACGGCCTGCAGGCCGGCGTCTTCACCACCGACGTCCAGCTGGCGTTCCACGCGTCGGCCGAGCTGGAGGTCGGTGGCGTGATCATCGGCGACGTCCCGTCCTACCGCGCCGACCAGATGCCCTACGGCGGCGTGAAGGGCTCCGGCGTCGGCCGCGAAGGCGTGCTCGCGGCGATGCACGATCTGACGGAGGAACGCGTCACCGTCTTCACCGGCATCGACCTCTAG